Proteins co-encoded in one Macrobrachium rosenbergii isolate ZJJX-2024 chromosome 54, ASM4041242v1, whole genome shotgun sequence genomic window:
- the Frmd5 gene encoding FERM domain-containing protein 5 isoform X3, which yields MLKLNKKDHGRDYKCTIRLLDDNEVLECEFQSYHKGRVLLDFVFSKLNLVETDYFALRYVDQNKQRHWLDPNKNILRQIKNLSPILFCFRVKFYPADPLRLQEEITRYQLFLQLRRDLLHGRLYCSQSDAAQLAAYIVQAEIGDYDPTKHFGNYINDFRILLKQTSKIEEKIMEIHPTLKNHSPLMAETCFLKKASILDTYGVDPHPVKDHRGSQLYLGLNHTGVLTFQGSRKTHHFRWADVQKLNYEGKMFIVHLIFAEDARTKKKHTVGFKCPTASACRHLWRCAVEQRLFYTLENSNKQGVVVTGGSFFSRGSRFRYAGRCEKEVVEESSGILREPPTVNRVSLRNIGRSTSLPTTPADSDNYDAVMSRVHRPLPYIDRSSSLDEDVLCGADTGSQDSTEGLNHVNGGCGGPGAAYCPESTLPPLSLLEPLLEAQENKSRSSSILDSSWEEALLQQQLFHDYSDRGGHMSEFGDTSSTETLGHPHNIIGDPRLLLSDRDDKHSISSTATLIAPTVREAIRIPPLSLPQDLTRGGAQRLLRGRLTKHNVKTFLRVFLVAFIFVVFVLTCSVILVFESEGGLLQGFASTREMMLLRIQYYQPIKELFRRWLGIKS from the exons AGCTATCACAAGGGCCGAGTTCTACTGGACTTCGTCTTCAGTAAACTGAATCTCGTGGAAACAGACTATTTCGCTCTACGTTATGTTGACCAGAACAAACAGCGA CATTGGTTAGATCCGAACAAGAATATTTTAAGACAGATAAAGA ATTTGTCTCCGATCCTCTTTTGTTTTCGAGTGAAGTTTTATCCCGCTGACCCACTGCGATTACAGGAGGAAATCACCCGATACCAGCTGTTCCTTCAGTTGAGGAGAGACCTTCTTCATGGAAGGCTGTACTGCTCGCAAAGTGATGCTGCACAATTGGCTGCCTATATCGTTCAAG CTGAAATTGGTGACTATGATCCTACGAAGCACTTTGGAAACTACATCAACGACTTCAGAATATTACTCAAGCAGACGTcaaaaattgaagaaaagatAATGGAGATCCACCCCACGTTGAAAAACCACTCTCCGCTGATGGCGGAGACTTGCTTTCTGAAGAAGGCCTCCATATTGGACACTTACGGCGTCGATCCACATCCCGTTAAG GACCACAGAGGAAGCCAGCTGTATTTAGGTCTAAACCACACTGGGGTGCTAACCTTTCAAGGCTCACGTAAAACTCACCACTTTCGATGGGCCGACGTACAAAAGTTGAACTACGAGGGGAAGATGTTCATCGTCCATCTTATTTTTGCAGAG GATGCAAGAACAAAG AAAAAACACACTGTGGGATTTAAGTGTCCAACAGCATCTGCCTGCAGACATTTGTGGAGATGCGCTGTTGAGCAGAGGCTCTTTTACAC GTTAGAGAATTCAAACAAACAGGGTGTTGTAGTAACTGGAGGATCGTTCTTTTCACGGGGCTCCCGTTTCCGTTATGCCGGACGGTGTGAAAAGGAGGTAGTGGAGGAGAGCTCAGGAATACTGAGAGAGCCTCCCACTGTGAATCGTGTGTCCCTCAGGAATATTGGCAGATCAACATCACTTCCAACGACACCAGCAGATTCTGATAATTATGATG CTGTGATGAGCCGTGTTCACAGGCCACTACCTTACATTGATCGAAGCAGTAGCTTAGATGAGGATGTGCTGTGTGGAGCTGACACAGGATCCCAGGATTCAACAGAAGGACTTAATCATGTCAACGGAGGATGTGGAG GTCCTGGTGCTGCATACTGTCCTGAGTCTACGTTACCACCGCTGTCACTCTTAGAGCCACTGTTAGAAGCACAGGAGAATAAATCTCGTTCATCTTCCATCCTTGATTCCAGct GGGAAGAAGCTTTGCTTCAGCAGCAACTCTTCCATGATTACAGTGACAGAGGGGGCCACATGAGTGAATTTGGCGATACATCATCGACAGAAACCTTGGGTCATCCCCATAATATCATCGGTGacccaagattattattatcagacaGAGACGATAAACATTCCATTAGTTCAACGGCGACCCTTATTGCTCCTACTGTCAGGGAAGCAATAAGAATTCCACCACTCTCTCTACCTCAAGATTTAACCCGGGGAGGAGCTCAGAGATTGCTTAGAGGGCGGTTAACGAAACATAACGTTAAGACATTTCTTAGGGTTTTTCTGGTGGCTTTTATCTTTGTAGTTTTTGTCCTAACTTGCTCAGTGATTTTAGTCTTTGAAAGTGAAGGAGGATTACTTCAGGGATTTGCATCGACAAGAGAAATGATGCTTCTGAGAATTCAGTATTATCAACCCATTAAGGAACTTTTTAGAAGATGGTTGGgtattaaatcttga
- the Frmd5 gene encoding FERM domain-containing protein 5 isoform X2: MLKLNKKDHGRDYKCTIRLLDDNEVLECEFQSYHKGRVLLDFVFSKLNLVETDYFALRYVDQNKQRHWLDPNKNILRQIKNLSPILFCFRVKFYPADPLRLQEEITRYQLFLQLRRDLLHGRLYCSQSDAAQLAAYIVQAEIGDYDPTKHFGNYINDFRILLKQTSKIEEKIMEIHPTLKNHSPLMAETCFLKKASILDTYGVDPHPVKDHRGSQLYLGLNHTGVLTFQGSRKTHHFRWADVQKLNYEGKMFIVHLIFAEKKHTVGFKCPTASACRHLWRCAVEQRLFYTLENSNKQGVVVTGGSFFSRGSRFRYAGRCEKEVVEESSGILREPPTVNRVSLRNIGRSTSLPTTPADSDNYDAVMSRVHRPLPYIDRSSSLDEDVLCGADTGSQDSTEGLNHVNGGCGGPGAAYCPESTLPPLSLLEPLLEAQENKSRSSSILDSSFVDAESSLEPGLEAKGKQEEEERKDLEKEVKETNLEPKVNGEEALLQQQLFHDYSDRGGHMSEFGDTSSTETLGHPHNIIGDPRLLLSDRDDKHSISSTATLIAPTVREAIRIPPLSLPQDLTRGGAQRLLRGRLTKHNVKTFLRVFLVAFIFVVFVLTCSVILVFESEGGLLQGFASTREMMLLRIQYYQPIKELFRRWLGIKS, translated from the exons AGCTATCACAAGGGCCGAGTTCTACTGGACTTCGTCTTCAGTAAACTGAATCTCGTGGAAACAGACTATTTCGCTCTACGTTATGTTGACCAGAACAAACAGCGA CATTGGTTAGATCCGAACAAGAATATTTTAAGACAGATAAAGA ATTTGTCTCCGATCCTCTTTTGTTTTCGAGTGAAGTTTTATCCCGCTGACCCACTGCGATTACAGGAGGAAATCACCCGATACCAGCTGTTCCTTCAGTTGAGGAGAGACCTTCTTCATGGAAGGCTGTACTGCTCGCAAAGTGATGCTGCACAATTGGCTGCCTATATCGTTCAAG CTGAAATTGGTGACTATGATCCTACGAAGCACTTTGGAAACTACATCAACGACTTCAGAATATTACTCAAGCAGACGTcaaaaattgaagaaaagatAATGGAGATCCACCCCACGTTGAAAAACCACTCTCCGCTGATGGCGGAGACTTGCTTTCTGAAGAAGGCCTCCATATTGGACACTTACGGCGTCGATCCACATCCCGTTAAG GACCACAGAGGAAGCCAGCTGTATTTAGGTCTAAACCACACTGGGGTGCTAACCTTTCAAGGCTCACGTAAAACTCACCACTTTCGATGGGCCGACGTACAAAAGTTGAACTACGAGGGGAAGATGTTCATCGTCCATCTTATTTTTGCAGAG AAAAAACACACTGTGGGATTTAAGTGTCCAACAGCATCTGCCTGCAGACATTTGTGGAGATGCGCTGTTGAGCAGAGGCTCTTTTACAC GTTAGAGAATTCAAACAAACAGGGTGTTGTAGTAACTGGAGGATCGTTCTTTTCACGGGGCTCCCGTTTCCGTTATGCCGGACGGTGTGAAAAGGAGGTAGTGGAGGAGAGCTCAGGAATACTGAGAGAGCCTCCCACTGTGAATCGTGTGTCCCTCAGGAATATTGGCAGATCAACATCACTTCCAACGACACCAGCAGATTCTGATAATTATGATG CTGTGATGAGCCGTGTTCACAGGCCACTACCTTACATTGATCGAAGCAGTAGCTTAGATGAGGATGTGCTGTGTGGAGCTGACACAGGATCCCAGGATTCAACAGAAGGACTTAATCATGTCAACGGAGGATGTGGAG GTCCTGGTGCTGCATACTGTCCTGAGTCTACGTTACCACCGCTGTCACTCTTAGAGCCACTGTTAGAAGCACAGGAGAATAAATCTCGTTCATCTTCCATCCTTGATTCCAGct TTGTCGACGCTGAGAGTAGTCTTGAACCAGGCTTGGAGGCTAAAgggaaacaggaagaagaagaacgaaaggATTTAGAGAAAGAAGTTAAAGAGACCAATTTGGAACCAAAAGTAAATG GGGAAGAAGCTTTGCTTCAGCAGCAACTCTTCCATGATTACAGTGACAGAGGGGGCCACATGAGTGAATTTGGCGATACATCATCGACAGAAACCTTGGGTCATCCCCATAATATCATCGGTGacccaagattattattatcagacaGAGACGATAAACATTCCATTAGTTCAACGGCGACCCTTATTGCTCCTACTGTCAGGGAAGCAATAAGAATTCCACCACTCTCTCTACCTCAAGATTTAACCCGGGGAGGAGCTCAGAGATTGCTTAGAGGGCGGTTAACGAAACATAACGTTAAGACATTTCTTAGGGTTTTTCTGGTGGCTTTTATCTTTGTAGTTTTTGTCCTAACTTGCTCAGTGATTTTAGTCTTTGAAAGTGAAGGAGGATTACTTCAGGGATTTGCATCGACAAGAGAAATGATGCTTCTGAGAATTCAGTATTATCAACCCATTAAGGAACTTTTTAGAAGATGGTTGGgtattaaatcttga
- the Frmd5 gene encoding FERM domain-containing protein 5 isoform X1 gives MLKLNKKDHGRDYKCTIRLLDDNEVLECEFQSYHKGRVLLDFVFSKLNLVETDYFALRYVDQNKQRHWLDPNKNILRQIKNLSPILFCFRVKFYPADPLRLQEEITRYQLFLQLRRDLLHGRLYCSQSDAAQLAAYIVQAEIGDYDPTKHFGNYINDFRILLKQTSKIEEKIMEIHPTLKNHSPLMAETCFLKKASILDTYGVDPHPVKDHRGSQLYLGLNHTGVLTFQGSRKTHHFRWADVQKLNYEGKMFIVHLIFAEDARTKKKHTVGFKCPTASACRHLWRCAVEQRLFYTLENSNKQGVVVTGGSFFSRGSRFRYAGRCEKEVVEESSGILREPPTVNRVSLRNIGRSTSLPTTPADSDNYDAVMSRVHRPLPYIDRSSSLDEDVLCGADTGSQDSTEGLNHVNGGCGGPGAAYCPESTLPPLSLLEPLLEAQENKSRSSSILDSSFVDAESSLEPGLEAKGKQEEEERKDLEKEVKETNLEPKVNGEEALLQQQLFHDYSDRGGHMSEFGDTSSTETLGHPHNIIGDPRLLLSDRDDKHSISSTATLIAPTVREAIRIPPLSLPQDLTRGGAQRLLRGRLTKHNVKTFLRVFLVAFIFVVFVLTCSVILVFESEGGLLQGFASTREMMLLRIQYYQPIKELFRRWLGIKS, from the exons AGCTATCACAAGGGCCGAGTTCTACTGGACTTCGTCTTCAGTAAACTGAATCTCGTGGAAACAGACTATTTCGCTCTACGTTATGTTGACCAGAACAAACAGCGA CATTGGTTAGATCCGAACAAGAATATTTTAAGACAGATAAAGA ATTTGTCTCCGATCCTCTTTTGTTTTCGAGTGAAGTTTTATCCCGCTGACCCACTGCGATTACAGGAGGAAATCACCCGATACCAGCTGTTCCTTCAGTTGAGGAGAGACCTTCTTCATGGAAGGCTGTACTGCTCGCAAAGTGATGCTGCACAATTGGCTGCCTATATCGTTCAAG CTGAAATTGGTGACTATGATCCTACGAAGCACTTTGGAAACTACATCAACGACTTCAGAATATTACTCAAGCAGACGTcaaaaattgaagaaaagatAATGGAGATCCACCCCACGTTGAAAAACCACTCTCCGCTGATGGCGGAGACTTGCTTTCTGAAGAAGGCCTCCATATTGGACACTTACGGCGTCGATCCACATCCCGTTAAG GACCACAGAGGAAGCCAGCTGTATTTAGGTCTAAACCACACTGGGGTGCTAACCTTTCAAGGCTCACGTAAAACTCACCACTTTCGATGGGCCGACGTACAAAAGTTGAACTACGAGGGGAAGATGTTCATCGTCCATCTTATTTTTGCAGAG GATGCAAGAACAAAG AAAAAACACACTGTGGGATTTAAGTGTCCAACAGCATCTGCCTGCAGACATTTGTGGAGATGCGCTGTTGAGCAGAGGCTCTTTTACAC GTTAGAGAATTCAAACAAACAGGGTGTTGTAGTAACTGGAGGATCGTTCTTTTCACGGGGCTCCCGTTTCCGTTATGCCGGACGGTGTGAAAAGGAGGTAGTGGAGGAGAGCTCAGGAATACTGAGAGAGCCTCCCACTGTGAATCGTGTGTCCCTCAGGAATATTGGCAGATCAACATCACTTCCAACGACACCAGCAGATTCTGATAATTATGATG CTGTGATGAGCCGTGTTCACAGGCCACTACCTTACATTGATCGAAGCAGTAGCTTAGATGAGGATGTGCTGTGTGGAGCTGACACAGGATCCCAGGATTCAACAGAAGGACTTAATCATGTCAACGGAGGATGTGGAG GTCCTGGTGCTGCATACTGTCCTGAGTCTACGTTACCACCGCTGTCACTCTTAGAGCCACTGTTAGAAGCACAGGAGAATAAATCTCGTTCATCTTCCATCCTTGATTCCAGct TTGTCGACGCTGAGAGTAGTCTTGAACCAGGCTTGGAGGCTAAAgggaaacaggaagaagaagaacgaaaggATTTAGAGAAAGAAGTTAAAGAGACCAATTTGGAACCAAAAGTAAATG GGGAAGAAGCTTTGCTTCAGCAGCAACTCTTCCATGATTACAGTGACAGAGGGGGCCACATGAGTGAATTTGGCGATACATCATCGACAGAAACCTTGGGTCATCCCCATAATATCATCGGTGacccaagattattattatcagacaGAGACGATAAACATTCCATTAGTTCAACGGCGACCCTTATTGCTCCTACTGTCAGGGAAGCAATAAGAATTCCACCACTCTCTCTACCTCAAGATTTAACCCGGGGAGGAGCTCAGAGATTGCTTAGAGGGCGGTTAACGAAACATAACGTTAAGACATTTCTTAGGGTTTTTCTGGTGGCTTTTATCTTTGTAGTTTTTGTCCTAACTTGCTCAGTGATTTTAGTCTTTGAAAGTGAAGGAGGATTACTTCAGGGATTTGCATCGACAAGAGAAATGATGCTTCTGAGAATTCAGTATTATCAACCCATTAAGGAACTTTTTAGAAGATGGTTGGgtattaaatcttga
- the Frmd5 gene encoding FERM domain-containing protein 5 isoform X4: MLKLNKKDHGRDYKCTIRLLDDNEVLECEFQSYHKGRVLLDFVFSKLNLVETDYFALRYVDQNKQRHWLDPNKNILRQIKNLSPILFCFRVKFYPADPLRLQEEITRYQLFLQLRRDLLHGRLYCSQSDAAQLAAYIVQAEIGDYDPTKHFGNYINDFRILLKQTSKIEEKIMEIHPTLKNHSPLMAETCFLKKASILDTYGVDPHPVKDHRGSQLYLGLNHTGVLTFQGSRKTHHFRWADVQKLNYEGKMFIVHLIFAEKKHTVGFKCPTASACRHLWRCAVEQRLFYTLENSNKQGVVVTGGSFFSRGSRFRYAGRCEKEVVEESSGILREPPTVNRVSLRNIGRSTSLPTTPADSDNYDAVMSRVHRPLPYIDRSSSLDEDVLCGADTGSQDSTEGLNHVNGGCGGPGAAYCPESTLPPLSLLEPLLEAQENKSRSSSILDSSWEEALLQQQLFHDYSDRGGHMSEFGDTSSTETLGHPHNIIGDPRLLLSDRDDKHSISSTATLIAPTVREAIRIPPLSLPQDLTRGGAQRLLRGRLTKHNVKTFLRVFLVAFIFVVFVLTCSVILVFESEGGLLQGFASTREMMLLRIQYYQPIKELFRRWLGIKS, encoded by the exons AGCTATCACAAGGGCCGAGTTCTACTGGACTTCGTCTTCAGTAAACTGAATCTCGTGGAAACAGACTATTTCGCTCTACGTTATGTTGACCAGAACAAACAGCGA CATTGGTTAGATCCGAACAAGAATATTTTAAGACAGATAAAGA ATTTGTCTCCGATCCTCTTTTGTTTTCGAGTGAAGTTTTATCCCGCTGACCCACTGCGATTACAGGAGGAAATCACCCGATACCAGCTGTTCCTTCAGTTGAGGAGAGACCTTCTTCATGGAAGGCTGTACTGCTCGCAAAGTGATGCTGCACAATTGGCTGCCTATATCGTTCAAG CTGAAATTGGTGACTATGATCCTACGAAGCACTTTGGAAACTACATCAACGACTTCAGAATATTACTCAAGCAGACGTcaaaaattgaagaaaagatAATGGAGATCCACCCCACGTTGAAAAACCACTCTCCGCTGATGGCGGAGACTTGCTTTCTGAAGAAGGCCTCCATATTGGACACTTACGGCGTCGATCCACATCCCGTTAAG GACCACAGAGGAAGCCAGCTGTATTTAGGTCTAAACCACACTGGGGTGCTAACCTTTCAAGGCTCACGTAAAACTCACCACTTTCGATGGGCCGACGTACAAAAGTTGAACTACGAGGGGAAGATGTTCATCGTCCATCTTATTTTTGCAGAG AAAAAACACACTGTGGGATTTAAGTGTCCAACAGCATCTGCCTGCAGACATTTGTGGAGATGCGCTGTTGAGCAGAGGCTCTTTTACAC GTTAGAGAATTCAAACAAACAGGGTGTTGTAGTAACTGGAGGATCGTTCTTTTCACGGGGCTCCCGTTTCCGTTATGCCGGACGGTGTGAAAAGGAGGTAGTGGAGGAGAGCTCAGGAATACTGAGAGAGCCTCCCACTGTGAATCGTGTGTCCCTCAGGAATATTGGCAGATCAACATCACTTCCAACGACACCAGCAGATTCTGATAATTATGATG CTGTGATGAGCCGTGTTCACAGGCCACTACCTTACATTGATCGAAGCAGTAGCTTAGATGAGGATGTGCTGTGTGGAGCTGACACAGGATCCCAGGATTCAACAGAAGGACTTAATCATGTCAACGGAGGATGTGGAG GTCCTGGTGCTGCATACTGTCCTGAGTCTACGTTACCACCGCTGTCACTCTTAGAGCCACTGTTAGAAGCACAGGAGAATAAATCTCGTTCATCTTCCATCCTTGATTCCAGct GGGAAGAAGCTTTGCTTCAGCAGCAACTCTTCCATGATTACAGTGACAGAGGGGGCCACATGAGTGAATTTGGCGATACATCATCGACAGAAACCTTGGGTCATCCCCATAATATCATCGGTGacccaagattattattatcagacaGAGACGATAAACATTCCATTAGTTCAACGGCGACCCTTATTGCTCCTACTGTCAGGGAAGCAATAAGAATTCCACCACTCTCTCTACCTCAAGATTTAACCCGGGGAGGAGCTCAGAGATTGCTTAGAGGGCGGTTAACGAAACATAACGTTAAGACATTTCTTAGGGTTTTTCTGGTGGCTTTTATCTTTGTAGTTTTTGTCCTAACTTGCTCAGTGATTTTAGTCTTTGAAAGTGAAGGAGGATTACTTCAGGGATTTGCATCGACAAGAGAAATGATGCTTCTGAGAATTCAGTATTATCAACCCATTAAGGAACTTTTTAGAAGATGGTTGGgtattaaatcttga